The Pyrococcus kukulkanii genome contains a region encoding:
- a CDS encoding DUF515 domain-containing protein, whose amino-acid sequence MAEDIEAKIRRLRELGRAVSESEEQPPTPLPPKPPKRRVSRIGMLREKERKKRIIIGALVLSIIIIGAIVSIYMYLENKAARELENAKKAKIAEVNACFKGELANDTAKIQLINAIMAAKSIEELNKINVKKSL is encoded by the coding sequence GTGGCCGAGGATATTGAGGCAAAAATAAGGAGACTTAGGGAATTGGGTAGGGCCGTGAGTGAGAGCGAGGAGCAACCTCCCACTCCACTTCCACCAAAACCCCCCAAGAGAAGGGTCTCCAGAATTGGCATGTTAAGAGAGAAGGAAAGGAAAAAAAGAATTATTATTGGTGCCCTTGTTTTATCGATAATCATTATCGGAGCAATTGTTAGTATCTATATGTATTTGGAAAATAAAGCTGCAAGGGAGCTTGAGAATGCAAAGAAAGCTAAAATTGCTGAAGTTAATGCGTGTTTTAAGGGAGAGCTAGCTAATGACACAGCTAAAATTCAATTAATAAATGCCATAATGGCAGCAAAAAGCATAGAAGAATTGAACAAGATAAATGTGAAAAAAAGTTTGTGA
- a CDS encoding TIGR04076 family protein, giving the protein MEKLIAKVVEIRGKCPVFKLGDKIVIEGPKVILEETDAICTHAFASLLPYIVALRKGLKPYELGLGRGEKAYIQCLDPGPPYTEGGTVIFEITVIRDEAEKSLEGSQGSNQRSRYRSGSS; this is encoded by the coding sequence ATGGAAAAGCTAATAGCAAAAGTCGTTGAAATTAGAGGAAAATGTCCCGTCTTTAAATTGGGAGACAAAATAGTCATAGAAGGGCCAAAGGTCATATTAGAGGAAACGGATGCAATATGTACTCATGCATTTGCATCACTCCTCCCATACATAGTTGCATTAAGGAAAGGACTTAAACCCTATGAACTTGGATTAGGGAGAGGAGAAAAAGCATACATTCAGTGTTTAGATCCAGGTCCTCCATATACTGAGGGCGGAACTGTGATATTTGAGATAACGGTGATCAGAGATGAAGCAGAAAAAAGCTTGGAGGGTAGTCAAGGAAGTAATCAACGAAGCCGATATCGTAGTGGAAGTAGTTGA
- a CDS encoding DUF120 domain-containing protein, with protein sequence MKLKALLLLINLAKRGAIGKEVMVTLRELAKELNVSPQTILRWLDELEAMGYISRRYSKRGTSVSIKDKGIKLLENLYEELSSALYSGIIVGEVVSGIGEGAYYVQQYAPLIREYLGFDPYPGTLNVKVIFPKTIFDALCTSRPIIIPGFMKDGRTFGDVRAYKVRIDGIEGAIVIPSRTIHPPKIAEIIAPVNLRKALNLKDGDRIRIKTI encoded by the coding sequence ATGAAACTCAAGGCTCTATTACTCCTCATAAACTTAGCAAAGAGAGGAGCAATAGGAAAGGAAGTAATGGTAACTCTTAGAGAGTTAGCTAAGGAACTTAACGTTTCTCCTCAAACAATCCTAAGGTGGCTTGATGAACTTGAGGCAATGGGATACATATCAAGGAGATACTCTAAGAGAGGAACCTCTGTTTCAATAAAGGATAAGGGAATAAAGTTATTGGAAAACCTATATGAGGAGCTTTCATCAGCTTTATACAGTGGCATTATTGTAGGGGAGGTAGTTTCTGGGATCGGAGAGGGAGCGTATTACGTCCAGCAGTATGCCCCATTAATTAGGGAGTACTTGGGATTCGATCCCTACCCAGGAACACTGAATGTAAAAGTGATATTTCCAAAGACAATATTTGATGCACTTTGCACCTCTAGGCCTATAATAATCCCCGGATTCATGAAGGATGGAAGAACATTTGGAGACGTCAGAGCTTATAAAGTTAGAATAGATGGCATCGAGGGGGCAATAGTCATCCCATCAAGAACCATTCATCCCCCAAAAATAGCAGAGATAATAGCACCAGTCAATCTAAGAAAAGCCCTGAATCTTAAGGATGGGGACAGGATAAGAATTAAGACAATATAG
- the pheT gene encoding phenylalanine--tRNA ligase subunit beta — protein sequence MPKFDVSKSDLERLIGKEFSVEEWEDLVLYAKCELDDVWEENGKVYFKLDSKDTNRPDLWSAEGVARQIRFALGMQRGLPKYKVEKSDVVVYVDEKLRNVRPYGVYAIVEGLKFDEDSLSQLIQLQEKVALTLGRRRREVAIGVFDFDKVRPPIYYRAAEKDERFVPLGFTEELTLEEILDKHEKGREYGHLIRDKPYYPLLVDSEGNVLSMPPIINSEYTGRVTEKTKNVFIDVTGWDLRKIMLALNVMVTALAERGGKIKSVKVVYKDFEIETPDLTPREFEVDLSYIRKLSGLDLKDEEIKDLLEKMMYSVEIESEKAKVKYPAFRDDIMHARDILEDVLIAYGYNNIEPEEPKLAVQGRGDPFKDFEDAIRDLMVGFGLQEIMTFNLTNKEVQFTKMNIPEEDIVEIANPISQKWSALRKWLLPSLMEFLSNNTHEEYPQRIFEVGLATLIDESRETKTVSEPKLAVALAGTGYTFTNAKEILDSLMRHLGIEYEIEEIEHRSFIPGRVGKILINGKDVGIIGEIHPQVLENWNIEVPVVAFELFLKPLYRS from the coding sequence ATGCCAAAGTTTGACGTTTCGAAATCAGACTTGGAAAGGCTCATAGGAAAGGAGTTCAGCGTTGAAGAATGGGAGGACTTAGTTCTATACGCAAAATGTGAACTTGATGATGTATGGGAAGAGAACGGAAAAGTTTACTTCAAGCTTGATTCAAAGGACACAAACAGACCTGATCTGTGGAGCGCAGAAGGTGTTGCCAGGCAAATAAGGTTTGCCCTGGGTATGCAGAGGGGGCTTCCTAAATACAAAGTTGAAAAGAGCGACGTTGTGGTCTATGTTGATGAAAAGCTCAGGAATGTAAGGCCATATGGTGTTTACGCCATAGTGGAAGGACTGAAATTTGATGAAGACTCGCTGAGCCAGCTTATTCAGCTCCAAGAAAAGGTGGCCCTAACCCTTGGGAGGAGAAGGAGGGAAGTAGCGATAGGAGTCTTTGACTTCGACAAAGTAAGGCCTCCAATTTATTACAGGGCCGCAGAAAAGGACGAGAGGTTTGTTCCTCTGGGATTCACTGAAGAGCTGACCCTTGAGGAAATCCTAGATAAGCACGAAAAAGGTAGGGAGTACGGGCATTTAATCAGGGACAAGCCCTATTATCCATTGCTTGTTGATTCCGAAGGGAACGTTCTCTCAATGCCTCCAATAATAAACTCGGAGTACACGGGAAGGGTAACAGAGAAAACTAAGAACGTTTTCATAGACGTTACTGGGTGGGATCTGAGAAAGATAATGCTGGCACTAAACGTCATGGTCACGGCATTGGCGGAGAGAGGAGGAAAGATCAAGAGCGTCAAGGTTGTTTACAAGGACTTTGAAATAGAAACCCCCGACTTAACCCCGAGAGAGTTCGAAGTTGACCTTAGTTACATAAGGAAGCTCTCTGGCCTTGACCTAAAGGACGAGGAAATAAAGGATCTCCTCGAGAAAATGATGTATTCAGTAGAAATAGAGAGCGAAAAGGCCAAGGTCAAGTATCCAGCATTTAGGGATGACATAATGCATGCAAGGGATATTCTTGAGGATGTTTTAATAGCCTATGGGTACAACAACATAGAACCAGAAGAACCAAAATTGGCAGTCCAAGGAAGAGGAGATCCTTTCAAGGACTTTGAAGATGCAATAAGGGATTTAATGGTCGGCTTTGGCTTACAGGAGATCATGACGTTCAACTTAACTAATAAGGAAGTCCAGTTCACAAAGATGAACATCCCAGAGGAAGACATAGTCGAGATAGCGAATCCAATAAGTCAGAAGTGGAGTGCACTAAGGAAGTGGCTCCTTCCCAGTCTGATGGAGTTCCTAAGCAATAACACCCATGAAGAGTACCCGCAGAGGATCTTTGAGGTTGGACTTGCAACACTTATCGACGAATCAAGGGAGACAAAAACCGTTAGTGAGCCAAAGCTAGCGGTGGCCCTTGCGGGAACCGGTTATACCTTTACAAATGCAAAGGAAATACTTGACTCACTTATGAGGCATTTAGGGATTGAGTACGAGATAGAAGAGATAGAGCATAGAAGCTTCATCCCAGGAAGGGTCGGTAAAATCTTAATTAATGGGAAAGATGTAGGAATTATAGGGGAGATTCACCCACAAGTTCTTGAAAATTGGAATATTGAAGTGCCTGTAGTTGCCTTTGAGCTGTTTCTGAAACCTCTGTATCGCTCTTGA
- a CDS encoding ATPase, T2SS/T4P/T4SS family — MGEEKRKKSWIDEILSSDNLTLEAILKKGEKSEESTGKKEAPKSFSLGDILAGKQTPSSEKEKTKEKPPLPLAFLKDQGAPKLEEILKRPEVSVRKTEEKPTISLQDILSAGAKPTGYVGEVKVLDVYGNIRVLRVKGEAVPIYEINLPKLSKEEEKLLKMVRDRAIVEIQIDPETIPNFEERRRVFMREVRKMIKEMAPTLSEGRVELLAELVVQNMIGYGKLDPLVRDDNLEEIMVIGTNKPVYVWHRRFGMCKTNIVFENEREILNIIERIAREVGRRIDQQNPLLDARLPDGSRVNATLPPISLDGPTLTIRKFKKDPLTIIDLIKYGTLNSEVAAFLWLLVDGLGVKPANILVAGGTGSGKTTTLNSLAMFIPPSERVISIEDTAELQLPIEHWVRLETRPPNVEGKGEITMDDLVKNTLRMRPDRIIVGEVRGPEARTMFTAMNTGHNGALYDFSVIQLSDGRFILIGDLLEELFKKYSDRIETYKDLEYVVLDEKDRFEVVSVGPDLKARKHIVSRIWRRKVREGEKLIRVITRTGNEVILTKTHPFFVFSEGDVVRKEAEKLEPGDRVAVMRKPPKPPQRKAIINPEIYAGISDYYLVPNGNGLAKVPNDGIPPEMAQYLLSINSKPVKIVREVNENLSYIVGVILGDGYISSNGYYISATFDDESYMEAFTSAIQEFLPESKPQVKRESKYTVVTYGSKPFAEFLHKAFGIPKGRKDAVDVPDLVLSNDDLLRHFIAGLFDADAYIDERGPAVVLTTKSENLARKVWYALQRLGIISTVSRVKNRGYKKGVIFRVIVRGVEDLIKFYNSVPLRHSGKKAKLEGIIKKYKTHRGKRTDRVPISPVMIEPIRRKLSLTVSELSRLASYYAGEKISEGLIRHIEKGKIREVRRSTLRGIALALQQIARDIGDEDSWVQAKRLELIAEGDVYWDEVVSVEEVDPRELGIEYVYDLTVEDDHNYVANGIVVSNCMGTIHSNSARETIIRLESPPMNVPRIMIPALDIIIMQVRYHTRKKGTIRRITEIAEVSGIEGESVQLNFLYKYDPAKDELVRTEVPSRFLQTLSYHTGMHPDELMYEIEKRKLVLDWMIEKGIRRIDEVGAQIKEFYIDEEEFFKKIEKEATTIEMSKRIKEFI; from the coding sequence TTGGGAGAAGAAAAGAGGAAAAAATCTTGGATAGATGAGATCTTAAGTAGTGACAATCTCACGTTGGAGGCTATATTAAAGAAAGGAGAGAAGTCCGAAGAGAGCACAGGTAAAAAAGAGGCACCAAAATCATTTTCGTTGGGGGATATCCTAGCGGGGAAGCAAACTCCTTCATCTGAAAAAGAAAAAACGAAAGAAAAACCTCCTCTTCCTTTGGCTTTCCTGAAAGATCAGGGAGCTCCTAAACTAGAGGAGATTCTCAAGAGGCCTGAAGTCTCAGTTAGAAAAACGGAAGAAAAACCAACAATAAGTTTACAAGATATCCTATCGGCAGGCGCTAAGCCTACTGGATATGTTGGAGAGGTTAAGGTTCTTGACGTTTACGGTAACATAAGGGTTTTGAGGGTTAAGGGTGAGGCCGTCCCAATATACGAGATTAACCTTCCTAAGCTCAGCAAAGAAGAGGAAAAGCTACTCAAGATGGTTAGAGATAGAGCAATTGTTGAAATTCAAATTGATCCTGAAACAATACCAAACTTTGAAGAAAGAAGAAGAGTATTTATGAGAGAAGTTAGAAAAATGATAAAAGAGATGGCTCCGACTCTTTCTGAAGGAAGAGTAGAACTTCTTGCAGAGTTAGTTGTTCAAAATATGATAGGATATGGTAAGCTTGATCCGCTTGTAAGGGACGACAACCTTGAAGAAATTATGGTTATTGGAACCAACAAGCCGGTGTACGTTTGGCACAGGCGTTTTGGCATGTGTAAGACGAACATAGTATTTGAAAACGAGAGGGAGATATTAAATATAATTGAAAGGATAGCGAGAGAAGTTGGAAGGAGAATTGATCAGCAAAATCCACTTCTCGATGCTAGACTTCCTGATGGTAGCAGAGTTAATGCTACACTGCCTCCAATAAGCTTAGATGGCCCAACACTGACGATAAGAAAGTTCAAGAAAGATCCACTGACTATTATAGACTTAATAAAATATGGAACCTTAAACTCTGAAGTTGCTGCCTTTCTCTGGTTGCTAGTTGATGGTCTTGGAGTTAAGCCTGCAAATATTCTGGTTGCTGGAGGTACAGGTTCAGGTAAGACTACAACCCTCAACTCACTGGCGATGTTCATCCCGCCAAGTGAGAGAGTTATAAGTATAGAGGATACTGCTGAGCTACAACTCCCTATAGAGCACTGGGTAAGGCTTGAAACGAGACCACCAAACGTCGAGGGTAAAGGAGAAATTACCATGGATGATCTAGTCAAGAACACCTTGAGAATGCGTCCCGATAGGATTATAGTCGGTGAGGTCCGTGGCCCAGAGGCCAGAACGATGTTTACGGCAATGAATACAGGACATAATGGAGCTCTCTATGACTTTTCAGTTATCCAGCTCTCAGACGGCCGCTTCATTCTGATCGGTGATCTGCTCGAGGAACTCTTCAAGAAGTACTCTGATAGGATTGAAACTTACAAAGATTTAGAGTATGTAGTTCTCGACGAGAAGGATAGGTTCGAGGTTGTAAGTGTTGGCCCGGATCTCAAGGCCAGAAAGCATATTGTTTCAAGGATTTGGAGGAGAAAAGTTAGGGAAGGAGAGAAGCTAATCCGTGTGATAACCAGGACAGGCAACGAGGTAATCCTCACCAAGACTCACCCCTTCTTCGTCTTCTCAGAGGGGGACGTGGTTAGAAAGGAAGCGGAAAAACTCGAGCCTGGGGATAGAGTTGCGGTAATGAGGAAGCCACCAAAACCGCCGCAGAGAAAGGCAATCATTAATCCAGAGATTTACGCGGGAATAAGTGACTATTATCTCGTCCCCAATGGAAATGGCCTCGCGAAGGTTCCAAATGATGGTATTCCTCCAGAGATGGCTCAGTATCTTCTTTCAATAAACTCAAAGCCTGTAAAGATCGTCCGCGAGGTAAATGAGAACCTTTCCTACATAGTTGGAGTCATCCTGGGAGACGGCTACATCTCTTCAAACGGTTACTATATCTCAGCTACATTCGATGACGAATCTTACATGGAAGCGTTCACCTCTGCTATTCAAGAGTTCCTCCCAGAGAGCAAACCGCAGGTTAAGCGTGAATCCAAGTATACCGTTGTAACATACGGCTCAAAGCCTTTCGCTGAATTCCTACATAAAGCCTTTGGAATACCTAAGGGAAGGAAGGACGCTGTTGACGTTCCCGATTTAGTGCTCTCGAACGATGACCTGCTGAGGCACTTCATAGCTGGCCTTTTTGATGCCGACGCGTACATAGACGAAAGGGGACCCGCGGTTGTCCTAACGACCAAGAGTGAGAACCTTGCGAGAAAGGTCTGGTACGCCCTCCAGAGGCTTGGAATAATAAGCACGGTTTCTCGCGTGAAAAACAGGGGTTACAAGAAAGGTGTAATCTTCAGGGTCATCGTGAGAGGAGTTGAGGACTTAATTAAATTCTACAACTCTGTCCCACTTAGACATTCAGGGAAGAAAGCAAAGCTTGAGGGGATAATAAAGAAGTATAAGACCCACCGCGGAAAGAGGACTGATCGCGTGCCGATTTCACCTGTGATGATTGAACCCATCAGGAGAAAGCTAAGTCTTACTGTTTCAGAGCTCTCAAGGCTTGCCTCCTATTATGCTGGCGAGAAGATCTCGGAGGGCCTAATCAGGCACATAGAAAAGGGCAAGATAAGGGAAGTCAGAAGATCGACCCTTAGAGGAATTGCACTAGCTCTCCAGCAGATTGCTAGAGATATTGGCGATGAAGATTCCTGGGTTCAAGCGAAAAGGCTCGAGCTCATAGCGGAGGGCGATGTTTACTGGGATGAAGTCGTAAGTGTTGAGGAAGTGGATCCTAGGGAGTTAGGCATAGAATACGTTTATGACCTGACAGTTGAGGACGACCACAACTATGTTGCCAATGGGATAGTTGTTTCTAATTGTATGGGAACGATACACTCTAACTCCGCTAGGGAAACAATAATCAGACTTGAAAGCCCTCCAATGAATGTCCCCAGGATAATGATACCTGCATTAGATATAATAATAATGCAGGTGAGGTACCATACAAGAAAGAAAGGAACTATAAGAAGAATAACTGAAATTGCTGAAGTTTCTGGAATTGAGGGGGAGAGTGTTCAATTAAACTTCCTCTATAAATACGATCCTGCAAAGGATGAACTAGTAAGAACGGAAGTTCCGAGCAGGTTCCTGCAGACTTTATCTTACCATACAGGAATGCATCCCGATGAGTTGATGTATGAAATAGAGAAGAGGAAACTTGTACTTGACTGGATGATTGAAAAAGGTATAAGAAGGATAGACGAAGTAGGAGCTCAGATCAAGGAGTTCTACATAGACGAGGAGGAATTCTTTAAGAAAATAGAGAAAGAAGCAACCACGATAGAGATGAGTAAGAGAATCAAGGAGTTTATCTGA
- the tdh gene encoding L-threonine 3-dehydrogenase, whose protein sequence is MSEKMVAIMKTKPEYGAELVEVDVPKPGPGEVLIKVLATSICGTDLHIYEWNEWAQSRIKPPQIMGHEVAGEVVEVGPGVEGIEVGDYVSAETHIVCGKCYACRRGQYHVCQNTKIFGVDTDGVFAEYAIIPVQNVWKNPKSIPPEYATLQEPLGNAVDTVLAGPIAGKSVLITGAGPLGLLGIAVAKASGAYPVIVSEPSEFRRNLAKKVGADYVINPFEEDVVKEVMDITDGNGVDVFLEFSGAPKALEQGLQAVTPAGRVSLLGLFPGKVSIDFNNLIIFKALTVYGITGRHLWETWYTVSRLLQSGKLNIDPIITHKYKGFDKYEEAFELMRAGKTGKVVFMLK, encoded by the coding sequence ATGTCTGAGAAGATGGTAGCTATCATGAAGACAAAACCAGAATACGGTGCTGAGCTTGTGGAAGTCGATGTCCCAAAGCCTGGTCCTGGGGAGGTTCTCATTAAGGTTTTAGCAACCAGTATTTGTGGCACCGATCTGCACATCTATGAGTGGAATGAATGGGCTCAATCAAGAATAAAACCTCCCCAAATAATGGGCCACGAAGTTGCCGGAGAGGTTGTTGAGGTAGGTCCCGGTGTAGAGGGTATAGAAGTTGGTGACTATGTATCAGCTGAAACCCATATCGTTTGTGGTAAGTGTTACGCTTGTAGAAGGGGTCAGTACCACGTCTGCCAGAACACGAAGATATTTGGCGTTGATACCGATGGAGTTTTTGCAGAGTACGCAATAATTCCTGTCCAAAACGTCTGGAAGAATCCTAAGAGCATACCTCCTGAGTATGCAACCCTCCAGGAACCTTTAGGGAATGCAGTTGATACGGTTTTAGCAGGTCCAATAGCTGGAAAGAGCGTCCTCATAACTGGAGCAGGTCCGCTTGGACTATTAGGAATTGCCGTAGCTAAGGCCTCTGGAGCTTATCCTGTCATAGTTTCTGAACCAAGTGAATTCAGAAGAAATCTCGCAAAGAAAGTTGGAGCGGACTATGTTATTAACCCATTTGAGGAGGATGTAGTCAAAGAGGTAATGGATATAACCGACGGAAATGGGGTTGACGTATTTCTTGAGTTCAGTGGTGCTCCTAAAGCTTTAGAACAGGGTCTCCAAGCAGTAACTCCGGCCGGTAGGGTTTCCCTCTTAGGATTATTCCCTGGGAAGGTCAGTATAGATTTTAACAATCTGATAATATTCAAAGCTCTGACCGTTTATGGAATTACCGGTAGGCACCTCTGGGAGACTTGGTACACAGTTTCAAGACTCCTTCAGAGTGGAAAGCTTAACATTGACCCAATTATCACCCATAAATACAAGGGATTCGATAAGTACGAGGAAGCCTTCGAGTTAATGAGAGCTGGCAAAACTGGAAAAGTTGTTTTCATGTTAAAATAA
- a CDS encoding endonuclease V — MLEKIARIQEKLSEKVKEVKIGEVRTVAAVDVSYSDGSARAGFVVCTYPECRVLKTKVIEVEVYFPYIPTFFFLRETRPVLLSVRREKFDVLIVEGHGKAHPRKYGLASHIGLLIKKPTIGVAKKLLRDTPPETYRKVGRVYISVGNLITLEDAERIIKQILDETGYPKPLKLADKLSKGRVK; from the coding sequence ATGCTAGAGAAAATTGCAAGAATTCAGGAAAAACTTAGTGAAAAAGTGAAGGAGGTAAAGATAGGGGAAGTTAGAACTGTTGCAGCAGTTGATGTGTCCTATAGCGATGGTTCAGCAAGAGCAGGATTCGTTGTTTGTACTTATCCTGAGTGTAGGGTACTAAAGACAAAAGTAATCGAAGTCGAGGTTTACTTTCCTTACATTCCAACTTTCTTTTTCCTACGTGAAACTCGACCAGTCTTACTCTCAGTTAGAAGGGAAAAGTTTGATGTACTGATTGTAGAGGGACACGGAAAAGCACATCCCAGGAAATACGGACTTGCATCGCATATAGGCCTTTTAATAAAAAAGCCAACAATAGGTGTTGCAAAGAAGCTTCTAAGAGATACCCCGCCAGAAACTTATAGAAAAGTCGGGAGGGTCTACATTAGCGTTGGAAATTTAATAACCCTTGAAGATGCAGAGAGAATAATTAAGCAAATTCTTGATGAAACTGGGTATCCAAAACCCTTAAAATTGGCAGATAAACTGTCAAAGGGGAGGGTAAAATGA
- a CDS encoding type II secretion system F family protein: MAKKESPITSLLVRFIERIVPKKILKRYDLLLYSAGIDFKASEYLGISIMLGFIVGATLLILSGSMVQFVVGIFVGFIGFAYVYPNFRISRRIEDMERALPDALFYLAGSLRAGVSFSEALGELTTANFGALTEEFKRTVAEIKRGRPTVDALRAFALRNRKSPVIYRAMMIIIEALERGAPMADVLVAVGNDVREVLRIKKERKASTGMQMMFFITSGGFVGPFIVAVISNIATMMTLTQGMNVQIPVAELKTILWLFSIIQGFITGLGIGVIREGKFSAGAKYGTLIGLMAGAVYWAGLQVKIGFNFYLHKSFKCSFNMMICQLRWGEYHV; this comes from the coding sequence ATGGCCAAAAAAGAAAGTCCAATAACTAGTTTATTAGTTAGGTTCATAGAGCGGATAGTCCCTAAGAAAATCCTAAAGAGATATGACCTCCTACTGTATTCGGCCGGGATAGACTTTAAGGCTTCAGAGTACTTGGGAATCTCTATTATGTTGGGCTTTATAGTTGGAGCTACCTTGCTTATATTATCTGGTTCTATGGTTCAATTTGTAGTGGGGATATTTGTAGGGTTTATTGGATTTGCCTACGTTTATCCAAACTTCAGAATTTCCAGGAGAATAGAGGACATGGAAAGAGCACTTCCTGATGCACTCTTTTACTTAGCAGGTTCTTTAAGGGCGGGTGTTTCTTTTTCTGAGGCTTTGGGGGAGCTTACTACAGCGAATTTTGGGGCTTTAACGGAAGAATTTAAAAGAACCGTCGCCGAGATAAAAAGGGGTAGGCCAACGGTAGATGCCCTAAGGGCATTTGCACTTAGAAATAGGAAATCCCCTGTAATCTATAGGGCGATGATGATAATAATAGAGGCGCTGGAAAGAGGTGCCCCAATGGCGGATGTTCTTGTTGCTGTTGGTAATGACGTTAGGGAAGTATTGAGAATTAAAAAAGAAAGGAAAGCTTCCACTGGAATGCAGATGATGTTCTTCATAACTTCTGGAGGATTTGTGGGGCCGTTCATTGTGGCTGTAATATCAAATATAGCCACTATGATGACCTTAACCCAAGGTATGAATGTCCAAATACCAGTAGCAGAACTTAAGACAATCTTATGGTTATTTTCTATTATCCAGGGATTTATCACAGGTCTTGGAATTGGAGTTATAAGAGAGGGTAAATTCTCTGCAGGAGCGAAGTATGGAACGTTAATAGGTCTCATGGCAGGGGCGGTGTACTGGGCTGGTCTCCAGGTTAAGATCGGGTTTAATTTTTATCTCCATAAATCGTTTAAATGTTCATTTAATATGATGATATGTCAACTAAGATGGGGGGAATATCATGTCTGA
- a CDS encoding type II secretion system F family protein, translating into MGIVSAFLEFLEKLGGKTIEVTEAPIRRIPKREMSIRDRLELLKQMREQIEKEKEAEEERIIEEAIEWREKVMTKPLSERIAEGVLKYFRGPVESLSRSIKGLELDLYRANISMSKEKYVALMLGVGIIVGVISFAFSIIILLPWDISILVGIASFIVGFMYMRFYPKIVWRRRVEDVERALPYVLRHMASLLSAGVGIAEAMVSVAKSDYGVISEEFNLIIQDMHKGASFEDALSRFEERMASDSVTKVVKQILRAIKFGGNLADILYKMADEFAFEYRIKLMDYVQKINGIAFMYMFMSVVMPTLLIVAILAGSLLSKRLIISISGLAVLMLFAFPMLSTIIVIMIKRAEPR; encoded by the coding sequence TTGGGTATAGTTTCTGCATTTCTTGAATTCCTTGAGAAGCTTGGGGGAAAGACTATAGAAGTTACTGAAGCTCCGATTAGGAGGATCCCTAAGAGAGAGATGTCAATCAGAGATAGACTTGAACTCCTCAAACAGATGAGGGAGCAAATAGAAAAGGAAAAAGAAGCAGAAGAAGAGAGAATCATCGAGGAAGCCATAGAGTGGCGAGAAAAGGTAATGACAAAGCCTCTTTCAGAGAGAATAGCGGAAGGTGTGCTAAAATATTTTAGAGGACCAGTTGAATCTCTCAGTAGGTCAATTAAGGGTCTGGAACTAGACTTGTATAGGGCAAACATCTCAATGTCAAAGGAGAAATATGTAGCTCTTATGCTTGGAGTGGGAATTATAGTTGGGGTCATAAGTTTTGCTTTTTCGATTATAATTCTCCTTCCATGGGATATCTCAATATTAGTCGGGATAGCGAGTTTCATAGTGGGATTTATGTATATGAGGTTCTACCCAAAGATAGTGTGGAGGAGGAGAGTTGAAGATGTTGAGAGGGCGCTTCCTTATGTTCTTAGGCACATGGCCTCTCTTTTGAGTGCAGGCGTTGGTATTGCTGAAGCAATGGTTTCAGTAGCCAAGTCAGATTACGGGGTGATATCTGAAGAATTTAACTTGATTATACAAGATATGCATAAGGGTGCTAGTTTTGAAGATGCTCTTTCAAGGTTTGAAGAGAGAATGGCTTCTGATAGTGTCACTAAGGTTGTAAAACAAATATTGAGGGCAATAAAGTTTGGAGGAAACCTTGCTGACATATTGTATAAAATGGCAGATGAATTTGCATTTGAGTACAGGATAAAACTTATGGACTACGTCCAGAAGATAAATGGAATAGCATTCATGTACATGTTCATGTCTGTCGTGATGCCAACACTTTTAATTGTGGCGATACTTGCAGGATCCCTTCTGTCTAAGCGTTTAATAATCTCAATCTCAGGACTTGCAGTCCTGATGTTATTTGCTTTCCCAATGCTTTCTACGATAATCGTGATTATGATAAAGAGAGCAGAACCGAGGTGA